The Drechmeria coniospora strain ARSEF 6962 chromosome 02, whole genome shotgun sequence genome has a segment encoding these proteins:
- a CDS encoding reverse transcriptase: protein MLTKFDWVQIAFHSPCQLILDWSRLPVSTRLSVRHAPHPSHVRDVIRELRTQIKESSEKAHRGHEEFRKESRQELQNTKKELQDTKGELRNIRQQLEALSTATASNQSSPRASFAEVARTPPTSQPTNLRTLSMQTTPSSLRDTFYCTIDTTRVEEVNKNIVQVGQIRQAIESEMRAKEGHDAWRCAAVVKESRNAEHVKIICRDEAELQRVKEAAQKTAVVGVRVMRDQLYPVKVGNANRTAVLDGEGNILLGAAEALGVENNCTIAKISWLSNRETGKAYGSMVVYVTKGSDAKRLLDAHYFDLAGESAITNVFEPHTGPIQCFNCQETGHKAYSCKKPQLCGRRADVVLTGDFNRHDLLWGGDEVSARRQGEGEPIVDLMNEHGLCSLLPRGTKTWQGQDRGSTIDLMLTTPELADEKVACDIHPTEHGSDHRAIQTTFGVEMPDRNVTQRLLFKNAPWILIGARVEDKSGRSLGRSIAQPPPYAKRWWTKDLTRLRRTYTYWRNQARAQRRAGLARPDLERRAKDAAKEYHDAIRGQRKAHWEDFVAEDVNIWSAAKYLQPGKDIMDDKVPPLKKGDGSTTGGRAEQAEELLGTFFPPLPASIDTEGERPQRAAVPMPDLTLEEIEEKVMAPKPWKAPGDDGLPAMVWKRLWYVVKFRVWTLFDSSLRDGVVPHQWRTAKIIPLKKPDKGDYALAKAWRPISLLSTLGKILEAVVAERISYAVEAHGLLPANHFGARKRRSADQALMLLQEQVYKAWRTGKLLSLISFDVKGAYNGSDDLDGLVLLRENGLGGGEWAHVRATRIAPGGPAAGIAVVTMAFLFFNAHLVQRRVNAKGGSIAFVDDYSAWVIGPTAEANRAGIESITDDALDWERRSGATFEADKTTVIHFTLVAERNSDTPFMIKGQEVKPKSSAKVLVIMDTKLRYKEHMARAAAKGLTAAMCLRRLKMLSPRMARQLFVATVPPTMDYASNVWMHSCGVREAAWIDKAQKVGAQAVTGAFRTVATAVAEAAAGVRLRTLPKAHPLAALKVKAGKRFVSPMQKIALALSDRIQVVGEPDQVEMGKPNDVEGIVIATSSSLRNGAVGMGGVVRDTTLNSAGEVLASHSVTLGFRDEQNPCTAELAAIVMALKCMPAGLHRRDLTIITSNRSALQVIRRPRQQSGQCTVRQIYDRIEHLRSRRCGVTFLWVPASDEDFELDPMAKAAAQRATRHECVAEKAPYQARSTTLRLALAQERQLGQIPQRVGKYSKRIDKALPGKHTRMLYDSLKRKEANVLAQLRTGMTRLNSYLHKIGVVESDACGCGQAAESVEHFLFRCKKWTTQREVMVQYSRTNMGNLSFFLGGKTASDDDKWKLDMQAVSATVRFAMATKRLDVDQRAETD from the exons ATGCTAACAAAGTTTGACTGGGTCCAAATAGCATTCCACAGCCCTTGTCAGCTGATTCTGGATTGGTCCAGATTACCAGTGAGCACGCGGCTGTCGGTACGACATGCTCCTCACCCATCACATGTGAGAGACGTGATTCGAGAACTTCGGACCCAAATCAAGGAGTCGAGCGAGAAGGCCCACCGCGGGCACGAGGAATTTCGGAAGGAATCGCGACAAGAGCTTCAGAACACTAAGAAAGAGCTTCAGGACACAAAGGGAGAGCTCAGGAATATTCGACAACAGCTCGAAGCCCTGAGCACCGCGACAGCCTCGAACCAGAGCAGTCCTCGGGCCTCCTTCGCGGAAGTCGCCCGCACACCGCCAACGAGTCAGCCAACGAACCTGCGTACCCTGTCGATGCAAACGACACCATCCTCGTTGAGAGATACTTTCTACTGCACGATCGATACGACACGAGTTGAAGAAGTGAACAAAAACATAGTACAAGTAGGGCAAATCCGGCAGGCCATCGAAAGCGAGATGAGGGCAAAGGAAGGCCATGATGCCTGGAGATGCGCAGCAGTGGTGAAGGAGTCCCGGAACGCCGAGCATGTCAAGATCATCTGCCGAGACGAAGCCGAACTACAGCGTGTAAAGGAAGCGGCGCAAAAGACTGCAGTTGTTGGGGTGCGAGTCATGAGGGATCAGCTCTACCCGGTCAAGGTTGGCAACGCCAACCGCACGGCTGTGTTGGACGGAGAGGGCAACATTCTACTGGGCGCGGCCGAAGCACTCGGTGTCGAGAATAACTGTACCATTGCCAAGATTTCTTGGTTGAGTAACAGGGAGACAGGCAAAGCGTACGGGTCGATGGTGGTCTATGTGACGAAAGGAAGCGATGCAAAAAGGCTCCTGGACGCCCATTATTTTGACCTTGCAGGAGAATCTGCAATCACAAATGTCTTTGAGCCACATACAGGACCGATCCAGTGTTTTAACTGCCAAGAGACCGGCCATAAAGCGTACTCGTGCAAGAAACCACAGCTGTGTGGAAG GCGCGCGGATGTGGTGCTGACGGGAGACTTCAACCGCCACGACCTACTCTGGGGCGGAGACGAGGTGTCGGCGAGAAGGCAGGGCGAAGGCGAGCCCATCGTCGATCTGATGAACGAGCACGGACTCTGCAGCCTTTTACCGAGGGGTACGAAGACGTGGCAAGGCCAGGACAGGGGGAGCACTATCGACTTGATGCTCACAACACCAGAACTGGCGGACGAGAAGGTGGCGTGCGACATTCATCCGACCGAACATGGATCAGACCACAGAGCGATTCAGACAACATTCGGCGTCGAAATGCCCGATCGAAATGTCACGCAACGACTGCTGTTCAAAAATGCCCCTTGGATCCTGATCGGGGCCAGGGTGGAGGATAAGTCCGGTCGCTCCCTTGGACGGTCGAT AGCACAACCGCCACCATATGCGAAACGTTGGTGGACCAAGGACTTGACGCGACTTCGGCGGACGTATACGTACTGGCGAAACCAGGCGAGGGCGCAGAGGCGAGCTGGCCTAGCCCGGCCAGACTTGGAACGACGAGCCAAAGACGCTGCTAAAGAATACCACGATGCCATACGGGGCCAAAGGAAAGCACATTGGGAGGATTTCGTCGCCGAAGATGTCAACATCTGGTCGGCGGCCAAATATCTCCAGCCCGGCAAGGACATCATGGATGACAAAGTGCCGCCTTTGAAGAAGGGAGATGGATCTACGACCGGGGGCAGGGCAGAGCAAGCCGAGGAGCTGTTGGGCACGTTCTTTCCGCCCCTGCCAGCAAGTATTGACACCGAAGGGGAACGTCCACAGCGGGCCGCGGTGCCCATGCCAGACTTGACACTGGAAGAGATTGAAGAAAAAGTGatggcgccgaagccgtGGAAAGCACCTGGAGATGATGGCCTCCCGGCGATGGTGTGGAAGCGGCTCTGGTACGTGGTGAAATTCCGGGTGTGGACTCTCTTTGACTCGTCGCTCCGAGACGGCGTGGTGCCTCACCAATGGCGAACCGCGAAGATCATCCCGTTGAAGAAACCGGACAAAGGGGATTACGCACTGGCGAAGGCGTGGCGACCGATATCTCTACTGTCGACCCTTGGGAAGATCTTGGAAGCGGTCGTCGCAGAGCGCATCTCCTACGCAGTGGAGGCCCATGGGCTCCTGCCTGCAAATCACTTCGGGGCGAGAAAGCGACGGTCAGCCGACCAGGCCCTCATGCTTCTGCAAGAACAGGTTTATAAGGCATGGCGAACTGGCAAGTTGCTTAGCCTGATCAGCTTCGACGTGAAAGGCGCGTACAACGGG TCTGATGACTTGGACGGCCTCGTTCTGCTCCGGGAGAACGGCCTCGGTGGTGGTGAATGGGCACACGTCCGAGCAACGAGAATTGCCCCAGGCGGGCCTGCCGCAGggatcgccgtcgtcacaaTGGCGTTTCTGTTCTTCAACGCACATCTTGTGCAGAGAAGGGTCAATGCAAAGGGCGGCTCGATAGCTTTTGTCGACGATTACTCGGCATGGGTGATAGGGCCAACAGCAGAGGCAAACCGGGCAGGCATAGAGTCAATCACTGACGATGCGCTCGATTGGGAGAGACGCAGCGGCGCGACGTTTGAAGCGGACAAAACGACTGTCATACACTTCACACTAGTTGCGGAGCGCAACAGTGACACGCCGTTTATGATCAAAGGACAAGAGGTCAAACCTAAGAGCAGCGCAAAAGTCCTAGTGATCATGGACACAAAACTTCGGTACAAGGAGCACATGGCCAGAGCCGCCGCCAAGGGACTCACGGCCGCGATGTGTCTGCGAAGACTCAAGATGCTCTCTCCGCGGATGGCGAGACAGCTGTTCGTGGCGACGGTTCCACCGACCATGGACTATGCTTCCAATGTGTGGATGCATTCGTGCGGCGTGAGAGAAGCGGCATGGATCGACAAAGCTCAGAAGGTCGGAGCACAGGCAGTCACCGGAGCCTTCCGCACTGTTGCGACGGCAGTGGCTGAGGCTGCGGCCGGTGTCCG CCTACGGACGCTCCCGAAAGCGCACCCTCTGGCAGCTTTGAAGGTCAAGGCGGGCAAACGATTCGTATCACCAATGCAGAAGATTGCCTTGGCACTG AGCGACCGCATCCAGGTGGTGGGCGAGCCTGATCAAGTGGAAATGGGCAAGCCGAACGATGTGGagggcatcgtcatcgctACCTCCAGCTCATTGAGAAACGGCGCGGTCGGAATGGGAGGCGTCGTTCGCGACACTACCCTCAACAGCGCAGGAGAGGTGCTGGCCAGCCATTCGGTCACCCTTGGATTCAGAGACGAGCAAAACCCATGCACAGCGGAGCTTGCCGCGATAGTGATGGCGCTGAAGTGCATGCCGGCAGGCTTGCATCGCCGAGATTTGACAATCATCACGAGCAACCGCTCGGCTTTGCAGGTCATACGGAGGCCACGGCAGCAATCCGGCCAGTGCACAGTTCGACAGATATACGACCGCATCGAGCATCTCCGGAGTAGAAGGTGCGGCGTCACGTTCTTGTGGGTTCCAGCAAGTGACGAGGACTTCGAGCTAGACCCGATGGCCAAGGCAGCGGCGCAGAGAGCCACGAGGCACGAGTGCGTGGCGGAGAAAGCGCCGTACCAGGCAAGATCTACAACTCTTCGACTGGCGCTCGCTCAGGAACGGCAGCTTGGGCAAATCCCGCAAAGGGTGGGAAAGTACTCCAAGCGCATTGACAAGGCATTACCGGGCAAACACACCCGAATGTTGTACGACTCACTCAAGAGAAAGGAGGCGAATGTGTTAGCGCAGCTCCGTACCGGCATGACGCGATTGAACAGTTACCTTCACAAGATAGGAGTGGTGGAATCGGATGCGTGTGGCTGTGGACAAGCAGCAGAGAGTGTAGAGCATTTTCTTTTCCGATGTAAGAAGTGGACGACACAGCGGGAAGTCATGGTTCAGTACTCACGAACAAATATGGGCAACTTGTCCTTCTTTCTGGGAGGCAAAACGGCGTCGGACGACGATAAGTGGAAACTAGACATGCAGGCCGTAAGTGCGACAGTTCGATTTGCGATGGCAACCAAACGGCTGGACGTGGATCAGCGGGCAGAAACAGACTAA